CGACGAGGAAAACGAGCGCGACCGGGATGAGCACGGGGGCGCTCGCGAGGGCAACCGCAGCGAGCAGCGACGCAGTGCCAGCCCAGCTCCAGGACTCGCGACAGCGGGTGGCGGCGAGAAGCAACCACGGCATTACGACGGCCAGGATCAGCGTGGTGATTCGGCCCGAGGCGATCGAACCGAGCAGCACGGGGCTCAGAGCGAACCCGATGGCGACAACTGCCCGCGCCGCCCCCGACTCTGCAATCTGCGCCGCCCAGATCCAGGCGCCGAGCGCCGAGAGCGGAATTGCGATGATGAGCAGGATGACGAGCGCGTGCGAGGGGTTCCAGAACGTGACAGACCCGAGCACTGCGAGCACCCAGGCGAACGGGTCGGCGGGAACGCCGTCGAGTGTGCGGGTGTGATGCCAGAGCTCGCCGATAGGGCTGAGCGGCGCAAGGCCACCCCCGAACAGGCTCGTTTGGGCGATTGCCCACCAGGTAAGCGCGATCGCAGCCACCGCAGTAACCACGAGCACGGCGAGGCCGCCCGTCGAGACAAACCCGAGCTCTCGTGGAACACGCCCCTGGGCGGCAAGTATCGCCTCGCGGTCGATCATTCGCGCGGTGCGCACCGTCTTTCTGTCGGTGCGCAGTGGGCGCACCGCTGCCCAGCCGACGCGTGACGCCCGCTTCACTCGTTTGCGTGACGCGAGAAGCGCTTTCGGGCGGAAGAAGACTGTCAGCGCGGCGACGAACTCGCCGATCATGTTTCCTGGTTGCTCGCGAATCAGCGCCCAGAAGACGCGAACGATTGCGAGAAGTGGCAATCCGAGCCACATGAGAAACGCAGGGAGTGCTGACGCGTAGGCAATGCGCCGGTGCAGGTGTGCGGTTCGAGCTTGCCTGTGGGCGGTGCGGAGCACTCCGCGGGACCTGTCGATGTGCGGCCCGGCGACGCCGCTTCTGGCGAAGCGCACCCGCGACTCTGGCGACACTTCGACCCTGTAGCCGGCGAGACGGGTGCGCACACAGAAGTCGAGCGCGTCGTCATAACTCGTGAAGGCTGGGTCGAAGCCGCCGAGCTCGTCCCACACGTCGCGGCGAACGAGCATGCCGACAGGGCCGACGCCGAGCACGTCCTCAAGGTGGTCGTACTGTTGTTGGTCGAGCTCTTGCCTCCTCAGCAGCCAGCGAGAGCCAGTCGTCGTGAGACTCTGTCCGAGCTCAATGATGCGCTCGGGGTGATCCCAGTCCACGAGTTTCGGGCCGGCGACGGCAACTGACTGCGCGCGCTGCACGCTCGATAGGATCCGCTCGAGCGCCTCGGGCTCTGGGCAGGAGTCTTCACTCAGCAGCCAGATCCACTCTTCAGCCGGGTTTGATCCGGGAAGCACGGCGGAAAGCGCCGCGGCAACGGCGCGCCCGAATGACACGCGCGACGGGATGCCGATGACCCGCGACGCCTCGGCACCACCGAGGTTCGCGTGTACGAGCTGGGTGCCGACCCGCTCGGCGCCGCCGTTGTTGATGGCGACGATGGCGTTTGGGCGCCGCGTTTGAGAGGCGATCCCTGCGATCGTCTCATCGAGCCACTCCCCACCTTGAGAAGCGACAATGACTGCGGTAACTGTGCTGCGCATAACGCCGTCAGTCTAGAAGGGGTGGCATGGTTTCAAACTGGGGGCATGCCGAGGAGCGCAAAGCTCAGCCGGCCTCGCGGCGCAGCTTGCGGCGTTCGCGCTCTGAAAGCCCGCCCCAAATGCCGAACCGCTCGTCGTTCTCGAGCGCGTAGTCGAGGCACTCCGAGCGCACCTCGCATGTCTCACAGATTCGCTTCGCTTCGCGGGTCGACCCTCCCTTTTCTGGGAAGAACGATTCTGGGTCGGTCTGCGCGCAGAGCGCGTCAGACTGCCATGCAAGAGCCTCATCTTCTGCCTGACGGCGAATTCCTGGGGTGCCGAGAAATACCGGATCGACAAACCAGTCGCCGGGAACGCCTGGCCCTGAAGCTTGTTCCATGGGTGCGCTCCTTTCTCGAAATCTCTGCGTTTGCGACGCTGACACGCCGCATTACCTAAATAATTACACCCTTGTCATTCGTTGAATGTCAAGCCGGAGAGTCTAAACCCTCAAGTACTCGTTGAGGGTCAGTGGAGTGTCGCGTGTCGCACCTCTACACTTGATGCCATGTCTGAATCTCTTCGCGTCGCGTCGGTTAACGTCAACGGCATCCGGGCCGCCTACCGCAAAGGCATGGGCGACTGGCTCGCTGAACGGGACGTCGACGTGTTGGCGCTGCAGGAGGTGCGCGCGCAGGATGAGCACCTCGAGGAGTTCCTCGGTGCTGCGGGCTGGCACTGGCTGCACGACCCGTGCGAGATCAAGGGCCGCGCGGGCGTTGCGATCGCGAGCCGAGTTCCCGCGTTTGCGCACCGCGTCGGCCTGGGTGGAGCAGACGATCAGGATCGCGTGCAGTCATCAGGCCGCTGGCTCGAGGCCGACTTCGCGTTCGGCGACTCCCAGCTCACCATCGTCAGCAACTACACGCACTCGGGCGAAGTAGACACGCCGCGCCAGGAGGCAAAGTGGGCGTTTCTTGACGCCATGGGGGCGCGAATGATCGAGCTTGCAAGCGAGCGCGACTTCGCTGCGATCGTTGGGGATTTCAATGTCGGGCACCGCGAGCTCGACATCAAGAATTGGAAGGGCAACGTGAAGAAGAGCGGCTTCCTGCCCAGGGAGCGAGCATATTTCGACCGTTTCTTCGGCCCGCGCGGCGAGCTCGTCACCGGCGTCGACGGCTCTGAAGGTGAGGGATACGGCTGGGTCGACGTTGGGCGCACGTTTGCTGGCGAGGTCGATGGACCGTACTCGTGGTGGTCAAACCGCGGCCAGGCATTCGACAACGACACCGGCTGGCGCATCGACTACCACGTCGTGACCCCGCAGCTCGGCGAGCGGGTAGTCGATTACAAGATCGACCGCGCCGCGGCCTACGACGAGCGATGGTCGGATCACGCTCCAGTCGTCGTTGATTACCGCATCTGACCGCGTCGCCGCGGCCACGCGATCCATACTTCACACAGAAACACGTTAGATCTCACATGAGCGATTCAAAGCCAGTCATCTTTTCGGGCATGCAGCCCTCGAGCGATTCCCTCCAGCTCGGCAACTACATTGGCGCCCTGAGCCAGTGGACGAAAATGCAAGAGGACTACGACGCGATCTTCTGCGTCGTGAACCTGCACGCGATCACCGTGCCGCAGGACCCAGCAGAGCTTGCCATGCGCACCCGCCGCACCGCGGCACAGTACATCGCGGCAGGCATCGACCCCGCGAAGTCGACGCTGTTCATCCAGTCGCACGTTCCAGCGCACGCCGAGCTCGCGTGGGTGCTGAACACACTGACAGGGTTCGGTGAGGCCGGGCGTATGACGCAGTTCAAGGACAAGTCGCAGCGCCACGGCGCTGATGCAGCCTCTGTCGGACTGTTCACCTACCCGATTCTGATGGCGGCAGACATCCTGCTTTATCAGGCGGAGTCGGTGCCAGTCGGCGAAGACCAGCGCCAGCACGTCGAACTCACCCGCGATCTCGCAAACCGCTTCAACTCGCGCTTCGGCGACACCTTTGTGCTGCCAGAGGCACAGATTCCGAAGACGGTCGCAAAAATCTACGACCTGCAAAACCCAGCAGCAAAGATGTCGAAGTCGGCCGAGACCGAGGCAGGCCTCATCAAGGTGCTTGACCCTGCGAACGTCACCAAGAAGAAGATCATGCGCGCGGTCACCGACGACGGCGACGAGATTCGGTTCGACCGCGCGACTAAGCCGGGCGTCTCAAACCTGCTCACAATCTTCTCGGTGCTCGCCGAGCGCTCAATCGAGTCGATCGAGGAGGAGTTTGCGGGGCTCGGGTACGGTCACCTGAAGAAGGCCGTGGCCGAGGTCGTGGAAGACTCCCTCGCGCCAGTACGCGAGCGCACAACCGAGCTCATGGCCGATCCGGCTGAGCTCGATAGGCTGCTCGCACGCGGCGCTGAACGCGCGAACGAGATCGCAAACTCAACCCTCAATCTGGTCTATGACCGGGTCGGTCTGATGCGCTAAAGTCGAGCTAATTCGCTAGAGGGGGACGCGAGATGGCCGGGCTACACATACTCGTTGTCGACGACGATCCAGACGTCGCGCTCCTCGTAAAAACTGTGCTCGAGCGCCGGGCAGGAGCAACTGTCGCTGTCGCACACGACGCGGCTCGGGCGCTCGAGCAAGCGCGTGCGTCGCGCCCCGACATCGTCGTGACTGACATTGAGATGCCCGGCGCGAGCGGCATTGACCTCCTCACTGACATTCGCCGTGAGTTTCCCGGAGTTCCGGTACTCGTTATGACCGCGCACGTCTCCGTTGACTACGCCGTCTCGGCGCTCCGGGCACAGGCGGACGAGTTTCTGACGAAGCCGCTCGACAACACCCAACTCGTTGACGCAGTCACCCGCCTCGTCGAGGAGGCGCGCAGGCGCGGGCCTGGGCGTCGCCCCAATACCGTGCTCGCAGTTGGCGCGCACCCTGACGACGTCGAGATCGGAGTTGGCGGAATCCTCGCAGCTCACGCCGCCGCCGGCGACAGCATCACGATCCTGACCCTGTCGCGTGGCGCCCGCGGCGGAGACGCCGACAGCCGGCAGTTCGAGTCGCTCGCGGCTGCCGAATTGCTCGGCGCGCGCCTGTTTCTGAAAGACCTCGTCGACACCGAGATTCCGAACAGCGGGCAGACAGTGCGCCTGATCGAGGATGTCGTGCGAGAGGTCCAACCGACTGTCGTGTACACGCACTCGGGGAACGACAGGCATCAAGACCATCGCGCCGTGAGCGAGGCAACGATCGTCGCGACACGGAGCGTCGCTACCGTTGCCTGCTACCAGAGCCCGTCGGCGACGATCGATTTCAGACCGACACGGTTCGTGCGCATTGACGACTTCCTTGAGCGCAAGTTTGACTTACTCGCCTGTTTTGACTCGCAGGTGGCGAGCCGCGACTACCTCACACGCGACTTCGTCACAGCTACAGCGCGATACTGGACCAGGTTCGGCGGCGGCAGGGCGGTAGAACCCCTCGAAATTGTGCGTGAAAGCACTGAACTTGCGCACAGCTACGAACGCCTCAGGTTGGAGAACTAATGCCCACTCGCGTACTCGTCACCGGCGCGGGCGGGCCCGCCGGAGTCGCGGTGATTCGCTCGCTGCTTCGTAGGCCTGACCTCGAAGTCTTCGCAGCCGATATGGATGGCTGGGCGAGCGGGCTCTATCTCGTGCCAGCTGAACGGCGACGGCTAGTGCCGCCTGGGCGTGACGACTCGTTCGTCCCAGCGCTCGCGCAGCTCGTGTCCAGCGATGCGCTCGACCTCGTGATCTCGACAGTCGATGTTGAGCTCGTTGCTGTCGCTGACCGCAGGGATGAACTCGCGCCCGCAGTCCTCGCGGCGCCGAGCTCAGACACGCTGCGCGTGTGCCTCGACAAGCTGGCCCTCGCAGAGCGGTGCGCGTCGACGGGCAGATCGCCGCGAACCGTCGCTGCCGGCCCGGAAGCGCTCGCGATCGACTGGGAGTTCCCCGCCTTTGCAAAACCGCGCCAGGGTGCTGGCAGCCGCGGAATTCGCGTGGTGGCCGGCAGAGAGGCGCTTGAGGCGCTCCCGCTCGACGAGGGCCTCATTGTGCAGGATCTCCTCCCCGGAGACGAGTACTCGGTGGACGTCATTGCAGACGCAGCGGGGAACGTGGTCGCCGCCGTGCCGCGCACCCGCGCCCGCGTAGACTCGGGCGTCGCTATCGCCGGGCAAACCGTGCACGACTCTGAGCTTGAGGAAACCGCCGCAGCGATCGCTCGCGCGATCGGTCTGACCGGTGTGGCGAACGTCCAGCTGCGCCGAGACCGCGCCGGGCGCGCGATGCTGCTTGAAGTGAACCCCCGCTTCCCGGGTGCGCTCCCACTCACAATCTCAGCGGGTGTCGACATTCCATCGCTCGTTGTTGACTTGTTCCTCGGTAGGGATGTTCCGGCGAGCGTCGAATTCCGCGAGGTCGCGGCAGTGAGATTCCTCGAGGACATCGTCGTCGAGGTGTCAGACGTACTCGAGTCGGCGCACGCCGGCCACCAGGACGACGCATGAGCGAACCCACCGCAGACTCAGGGATTCTCGGCGGCGATTTCCACGTGCACTCAACGTTCTCGGATGACGCTCGCTCGTCTCTCGCCGAGAACGTCGCGGCAGCCGCAGCCGCGGGCCTCCACACGGTGCGCCTCGTCGACCACGTGCGGCAATCTACCTCCTGGGTCCCCGAATACCTCGCTGCCGTCGCGGCTCTCGAAGTTCCCGACGGCCTCACTGTTCTCACCGGTGTCGAAGCGAAGATGCTGACCACCGAAGGCGAGCTCGACATTCCTGCGTTGCCCGCCGGGATCGACAGGATCCTCATCGCCGACCACCAGTTCCCGACAGCTGCGGGCCCTGTCGGCCCCTCCGAGATCATCGAGCGCATCTCTGCGGGGTTGTCCCCCACTGACGCCCTCGACGACTGCATCGCCGCACTCATCGCCGCGATGGAGCGCTACCCAGGCAACCAGCTCGCCCACTGCTTCTCGATCCTGCCGAAAGTTGGACTCAGCGAGGATGACCTCTCGCGAGAGCACCTCGAAGCGTGGGCGCTGACCGCCGCGCGCACCGACACGTACGTTGAAGTCAACGAGAAGTGGGGCTGCCCTGGCCCGCGCGCGATCGCGGCTCTCCGGGCGGCCGGCGCGACGCTCATCGCCTCGACAGACAGCCACGACGCAGCGACTGTTGGCAGCTATTCCCGCGTGCGTGAGCTCCTGCTGAACGCCGAGGCCACGCCGTGAACGGGTTTCAGATCGCCCTCGCGGTCCTTCTGCTCGTGTGCGTGCTCGTTGGTACGCTGCCAGTGTTCAACACCGCGTTCCAGTTTCTCGTGCTCCCGTTCCACGCCGTTAAGAATCACTACCGGCGCGCGGCTCCGTTCACGCCAAACGTTGCGGTCATCGTTCCCGCTTGGAACGAGGGGCTCGTCATCGGAGCGTCGATCGACAGGCTCCTCACCCTCGACTACCCAGAAGACAAGCTGCGCATCTTCGTTGTCGACGACGCCTCAACCGACGACACTCCCGACGTTGTGCTCGCCCGCGCAGCACAGCATCCCGGTCGCGTCGTGCACCTCCGGCGCGAGGTTGGCGGAGAGGGCAAGGCGCACACCCTGAACCACGGGATCTCGAAGGTACTTGCGGAGCCGTGGGCCGAGGCTGTACTGATCATGGATGCCGACGTCATCTTCGCCCACGACTCGCTTGGCAAGCTCACGCGGCACCTCGCCGACGAACGCGTCGGAGCTGTCACCGCGTACATCGCCGAGGGATCTGCTGACCGCAACTACCTCACGCGGTTCATCGGCATCGAGTACGTCATCGCCCAGCTCGCTGCGCGCCGCGCACAGAACGTGCTCGGCGCCGTCGCCTGCCTCGCGGGAGGCGCCCAGTTGCACTCACGCGCGAATCTCGAAGCGATCGGCGGCCGGATTCCAACTGGCACGCTCGCTGAGGACACAATGACAACGTTCGAAAGCCAACTCACTGGCCGGAAGATGGTGTTCGAGCCGCACGCAGTCGTGCTCGCGGAAGAGCCCCGCACCGTCGACGCGTTGTGGAAGCAGCGTCTTCGCTGGGCCCGCGGAAACGTGCAGCTCACGTCGATCTACAAGCGGCTCTGGTTCCGCCCGAGCCGAACCCACAAGCTCGGGAGCATTCCGTTCGGCGTCGCCTGGTTCAGCATTCTGCTGCTGCCGGCGTTTCTCGTGCTCTCGGCCGCCGCACTGTTCGCGCTGCTGCTCCTGCACAGCGACATCGCCGAATCAGTCTTCAGGTTCATGTGGATCGTGGCCGCCTGCACCTACATGTACTCGATCCTCTTCGCTGTGCAACTCGACCCGCGCACCGCTCGCCACTCCTGGCGCGAGGCGCTCCTGTTTCCAGGCCTCGGGGCCATGGTCATCATGGCAGTCGCGTTGTTCCCCGGGGTGACAGACGCGGCACTCACCGAGTGGTTCGGCAGGCTCACCCCTGGCGACCGGTTCGTGACTTCGAGCATCCTGTACCTGTGGGGGCCGCTGTCGCTTCTCGGGGCGTGGCTCGCGCGCTGGGTCGAGCGGTTCACGGGCGGAAAGTTTGTCGCTGGTCTACTGATTTACGTGTGCGGCTATGGTTCACTCCTGTGTGCCATTACTGTTGATTCCTACATCAAGGAATGGCGCCGAGCAGACGCTTCTTGGGTGAAGACCGAGAAGGTTGGAAGGGTCGTTTCATGAGTACACGCGAATCAGATGAAGAGATTCGGCGCGACGCCAGGCGCGAGCTGCGGCTCGTACCGCAGGCGCTGATTGCACTCATCATCGTTGCCGCGGTAGCCATCGCGCGAGAGCTGTTGCTCCGATGAGCCCGAGCTTGCTTGCCCTCACCGTCGAGGACAACGCCGAGCAGACAGAGCTGCTGCGGCGCATGCTTGAGCGCGAGGGATACGAGGTCTTTTCAGCACCCGACGCTGAGACCGCGATCGCCGCCTTCCCTGATATCCAGCCGTCGCTCGCGATCGTTGACCTCAGGCTCCCCGGCGTCACCGGGAGCGAATGCATCGACATCTTGCGCTCCCGGTTTCCGAGCTGCCGCATCATCGTAAGCTCAGTGCTCGACGAAGACGAGTACCCGCGCGCAGACGCGTCGCTTCCCAAACCGTTTACAGGCGCAATGTTGCACGACCTACTTGCGGAGCTCACCCAGTGATCGACAGTCGAGAAGTCAGGTGGTACCGCAACTTCGATCAGCCGAGTCCGCTGCTCAAGCAGGCTCCGTCGGCTGTCGCGTTCTTGCTCGCCCTCACCACCGTGTTCCTCGTGCCAGGGCTTGCGCCCGTCGATGCCACGCTCATGCTGCTCTCCGGCGCGCTCATCGCCGGGGCCACAGTTTTCGCAGTGCTCCTGAGAGCGCGCGGGCATTTTCAGGGCCCAATCGTGCTCCTCATACCACTCGTCGACTTCCTCGGATTCGCCTTTTTCCGCGCGGCGACCGGCGCGGGTCAGTCGCTGTTCGCGACGCTCGTGCTCATCCCGATCGCATGGCTCGCGACCGCACCCGGTATTCGCCAGGTTGCAGTCGTTTTTGTGCTGAGTGCCGCGATGGTTTTCATCCCCTACATCACGCACCCGCCCGAGAACAGCACCGACCTGCTCCGCGGCATCATCGTCCCGCTCATCTACGCCACAGTGGCGGCGGTGATCAACGAGCTCGCCCGCCAGCAACGCGCGCGCGTGGAGCAGGCCGAGCGACTCGCCTCCGAGCGCACCCGCGCCCTCCGCGCGAACGAGCAGGCGCTCGCACAGCTCCGCGAGAGCGAAACCCGCTACCGAACCCTGCTCGAATCTCACGAGAGCCTCTGGGCAGCAATCACCGCCCAGGCCGTCATCGCGACGGACTGCAACGGCCTCGTCAGCGCCTGGAATCCAGGGGCTGAACGCATGTTGGGCCTCAGCGAAGCCGAGGCCCTCGATGACGTCAGTATCGACAGGTTCTTCTCCCCCGCAGTGCTCGCGGCGCTCGCGGGCACGCGCCCAGGCGATCCGCCAAGCACCCCAGCCGAGCCGAGTGTTCGCGCGCTTTTCGAGCTCGCAAACGCCGGCTCAACGCTCGACGAAGAACTCGAAATTCAGACGGCCGCCGGGAGCAGGATCCCGGCCAGGGTCACGGTCACGCGCAGAAACGACGGCGCAGGCAACCAACAGGGGTATCTACTCGTCGTCACTGACGAAACTCGCCAGGCTGAGGTCGCCCGGATGAAGGATGAGTTCGTCGGGATGATCTCGCACGAGCTTCGCACCCCGCTCAGCGCCATCATTGGGTTCCTCGACCTGCTGCGCAACGACCCCGAGCAGCCACTCGCAGACCAGCAGATCGAGTTCGTCGACATCATCGAGCGAAACGCAAAGCGCCTGCTCGCGCTCGTTGGCGACCTGCTCTTCACCGCGCAGGTTGAGTCGGGGAGATTCCCAATCACACCGCACCACGTCGATATCTACGACGCCCTCCGGCTTGCAACCGAATCGGCCCGGCCGCACGCTGAGGGCGAAGGCGTTGAGCTAAAGATCGACACTCCGGCGGAGCCGCTCTTCGTCATGGCGGACGGCGGCCGGCTCGGGCAGGCGATCGACAACCTCATCTCGAACGCGATCAAATTCACGCCACGCGGCGGTCGGGTGACGGTGGCGGGGATGCAACGCGATGGCGCAGTTGCGATCTCCGTGAGCGACACGGGCATCGGTATTCCGAAGGCCGAACAGGCAGACCTCTTCAACAGGTTCTTTCGGGCGTCCACCGCGACGCAGAACGCGATTCCCGGAGTTGGCCTCGGCCTCAACATCACGCACGCGATCGCGGTCGCTCACGGTGGCGACATCACAGTGGTGAGCGACGAGGGTGCCGGAACGACATTCGAGATGCGGCTGCCGCTCGCTCCACCCACACAAGCGATCCCGGTGGTACAGCGCGGCTGAGCCAGCTCAGCCGCGCCGCGAGCCTCTGTGGTCGAGCGAGCCGTCGCCAGAGTCATGTGCCTGCAGGGCGTCCCGCAGTGTTCGCCCGTAGCAATCCTGCACACATGGTGAGCGGGAGAGCGCTATGCTGAGGGGGTGTTCCGGGGTCGGT
Above is a window of Leucobacter aridicollis DNA encoding:
- a CDS encoding WhiB family transcriptional regulator; amino-acid sequence: MEQASGPGVPGDWFVDPVFLGTPGIRRQAEDEALAWQSDALCAQTDPESFFPEKGGSTREAKRICETCEVRSECLDYALENDERFGIWGGLSERERRKLRREAG
- a CDS encoding ATP-grasp domain-containing protein, yielding MPTRVLVTGAGGPAGVAVIRSLLRRPDLEVFAADMDGWASGLYLVPAERRRLVPPGRDDSFVPALAQLVSSDALDLVISTVDVELVAVADRRDELAPAVLAAPSSDTLRVCLDKLALAERCASTGRSPRTVAAGPEALAIDWEFPAFAKPRQGAGSRGIRVVAGREALEALPLDEGLIVQDLLPGDEYSVDVIADAAGNVVAAVPRTRARVDSGVAIAGQTVHDSELEETAAAIARAIGLTGVANVQLRRDRAGRAMLLEVNPRFPGALPLTISAGVDIPSLVVDLFLGRDVPASVEFREVAAVRFLEDIVVEVSDVLESAHAGHQDDA
- a CDS encoding response regulator; the encoded protein is MAGLHILVVDDDPDVALLVKTVLERRAGATVAVAHDAARALEQARASRPDIVVTDIEMPGASGIDLLTDIRREFPGVPVLVMTAHVSVDYAVSALRAQADEFLTKPLDNTQLVDAVTRLVEEARRRGPGRRPNTVLAVGAHPDDVEIGVGGILAAHAAAGDSITILTLSRGARGGDADSRQFESLAAAELLGARLFLKDLVDTEIPNSGQTVRLIEDVVREVQPTVVYTHSGNDRHQDHRAVSEATIVATRSVATVACYQSPSATIDFRPTRFVRIDDFLERKFDLLACFDSQVASRDYLTRDFVTATARYWTRFGGGRAVEPLEIVRESTELAHSYERLRLEN
- the trpS gene encoding tryptophan--tRNA ligase, encoding MSDSKPVIFSGMQPSSDSLQLGNYIGALSQWTKMQEDYDAIFCVVNLHAITVPQDPAELAMRTRRTAAQYIAAGIDPAKSTLFIQSHVPAHAELAWVLNTLTGFGEAGRMTQFKDKSQRHGADAASVGLFTYPILMAADILLYQAESVPVGEDQRQHVELTRDLANRFNSRFGDTFVLPEAQIPKTVAKIYDLQNPAAKMSKSAETEAGLIKVLDPANVTKKKIMRAVTDDGDEIRFDRATKPGVSNLLTIFSVLAERSIESIEEEFAGLGYGHLKKAVAEVVEDSLAPVRERTTELMADPAELDRLLARGAERANEIANSTLNLVYDRVGLMR
- a CDS encoding PHP domain-containing protein produces the protein MSEPTADSGILGGDFHVHSTFSDDARSSLAENVAAAAAAGLHTVRLVDHVRQSTSWVPEYLAAVAALEVPDGLTVLTGVEAKMLTTEGELDIPALPAGIDRILIADHQFPTAAGPVGPSEIIERISAGLSPTDALDDCIAALIAAMERYPGNQLAHCFSILPKVGLSEDDLSREHLEAWALTAARTDTYVEVNEKWGCPGPRAIAALRAAGATLIASTDSHDAATVGSYSRVRELLLNAEATP
- a CDS encoding response regulator; the encoded protein is MSPSLLALTVEDNAEQTELLRRMLEREGYEVFSAPDAETAIAAFPDIQPSLAIVDLRLPGVTGSECIDILRSRFPSCRIIVSSVLDEDEYPRADASLPKPFTGAMLHDLLAELTQ
- a CDS encoding sensor histidine kinase, with the translated sequence MIDSREVRWYRNFDQPSPLLKQAPSAVAFLLALTTVFLVPGLAPVDATLMLLSGALIAGATVFAVLLRARGHFQGPIVLLIPLVDFLGFAFFRAATGAGQSLFATLVLIPIAWLATAPGIRQVAVVFVLSAAMVFIPYITHPPENSTDLLRGIIVPLIYATVAAVINELARQQRARVEQAERLASERTRALRANEQALAQLRESETRYRTLLESHESLWAAITAQAVIATDCNGLVSAWNPGAERMLGLSEAEALDDVSIDRFFSPAVLAALAGTRPGDPPSTPAEPSVRALFELANAGSTLDEELEIQTAAGSRIPARVTVTRRNDGAGNQQGYLLVVTDETRQAEVARMKDEFVGMISHELRTPLSAIIGFLDLLRNDPEQPLADQQIEFVDIIERNAKRLLALVGDLLFTAQVESGRFPITPHHVDIYDALRLATESARPHAEGEGVELKIDTPAEPLFVMADGGRLGQAIDNLISNAIKFTPRGGRVTVAGMQRDGAVAISVSDTGIGIPKAEQADLFNRFFRASTATQNAIPGVGLGLNITHAIAVAHGGDITVVSDEGAGTTFEMRLPLAPPTQAIPVVQRG
- a CDS encoding exodeoxyribonuclease III — translated: MSESLRVASVNVNGIRAAYRKGMGDWLAERDVDVLALQEVRAQDEHLEEFLGAAGWHWLHDPCEIKGRAGVAIASRVPAFAHRVGLGGADDQDRVQSSGRWLEADFAFGDSQLTIVSNYTHSGEVDTPRQEAKWAFLDAMGARMIELASERDFAAIVGDFNVGHRELDIKNWKGNVKKSGFLPRERAYFDRFFGPRGELVTGVDGSEGEGYGWVDVGRTFAGEVDGPYSWWSNRGQAFDNDTGWRIDYHVVTPQLGERVVDYKIDRAAAYDERWSDHAPVVVDYRI
- a CDS encoding glycosyltransferase family 2 protein, translating into MNGFQIALAVLLLVCVLVGTLPVFNTAFQFLVLPFHAVKNHYRRAAPFTPNVAVIVPAWNEGLVIGASIDRLLTLDYPEDKLRIFVVDDASTDDTPDVVLARAAQHPGRVVHLRREVGGEGKAHTLNHGISKVLAEPWAEAVLIMDADVIFAHDSLGKLTRHLADERVGAVTAYIAEGSADRNYLTRFIGIEYVIAQLAARRAQNVLGAVACLAGGAQLHSRANLEAIGGRIPTGTLAEDTMTTFESQLTGRKMVFEPHAVVLAEEPRTVDALWKQRLRWARGNVQLTSIYKRLWFRPSRTHKLGSIPFGVAWFSILLLPAFLVLSAAALFALLLLHSDIAESVFRFMWIVAACTYMYSILFAVQLDPRTARHSWREALLFPGLGAMVIMAVALFPGVTDAALTEWFGRLTPGDRFVTSSILYLWGPLSLLGAWLARWVERFTGGKFVAGLLIYVCGYGSLLCAITVDSYIKEWRRADASWVKTEKVGRVVS